The Branchiostoma lanceolatum isolate klBraLanc5 chromosome 7, klBraLanc5.hap2, whole genome shotgun sequence nucleotide sequence TCTTTGGAATGGCAGAATCGGTGTCTGCCTATCAAGAACTAAGAGCACAAACCAACGCGGCCAAGTGGGCAAAGAAACACTGCGAGTACCTCCTTGGGAAGGAGGGGGGGGATAGCGACGTGTTGCAGAGGTTGAAAACTGCGAaatacagtgttgttgtttccGACCCCTATTTAAGATATGGCGCTGTAGTGGCAGCAACCATTGGGGCGCCCCACGTCGCCCTCAGCCCCATGCCCAGTGCGCTCGTCGACAAAGTGGCCGCAGGTGTACCGCTCGAATTGGCATACGTGCCGCCATCCGAATCGCACTGTACCGACCAAATGACGTTCTTGCAAAGAGTGCAGAATGTATTGCTCTTCGATCTTATACATATCGCGAGAAGCTGGCTTAACGGTTACATGTATGACGATCTGGTCAGTAAGTACATCAGTGAGAAAGAAACTATCCAGAGTGTGACGTCACGCACGGACCTGTGGCTGTCTCAGACAGACACTGTGCTGGATTTTCCCTGTCCCATCATGCCCAACATGGtcactttgaaactttgaaactttattgacaaataCCACATCGCAGACTGGCAAGTCTGAATTGGCGAGTATTTTCACAATTGCTCGcataaaaattatgtgattatatacaaatatatatacaaagtTTACCAATGGTGCTATTTAAAAAgacttttcattttcaacacagAACACGACGTAAGGACAGCTGacgttgtaaacattgaaacattcgaGCGTGACAGGATTGTGTTGTTTGGTACAATGGAGTAGGGAAAAACATGGAATTGTTAAGGAGATCAGTCACTTGTTCAGCAGGGATACAAGGTACGGAATCGGAGAGTTTTTGAGTCTGTTGGTGCGGCAGAGTGGTGTGttaagtttctgtttgtttctggtGTTCCGGCCGGATATGTCCCCTCTTGTGCTCGGAAGCCAGTCCCTGAAGTTGGACTCCATCAGAGATCTTGCAAAGTTGAGACACAAGTCCTCTCTTCTTTGTGCCAGTGTTTTCAGTCCTAGCTAATGCAGGGCGTGGGAGTAGCCAGTGTAGTCGTTGCCCAGAATAATCCGGCAGGCACGTTTTTGGATCTGTTCGAGTTTCTCAGTTTGCAGTTTGGTGAGGCCAGATGTCCAGGCAGGTGCAGCGTATTCTAGGATCGGTCTGATATAGCATGTGTAGATCGTGATCAGGTCATTACGCGATAACATGAACCTTTTGAGTCTTTTGAGGAGGTAGAGTTTCTTTGCGGCCTTTCCCACCATCTGCTTGACTTGGACGTCCCAATGAAGGTTGTTCTGGATGTGGAGTCCAAGGATCTTAAGGCTGGGCGCGACAGCTAGCGGTGCATTGTTGACTCGCAGTGGTGGCAGAGGGGGATAGTTCCGACAGAATGTGATGTGCATAGCAAGGCATTTAGAGTCGTTTAGTAGCATATGGTTGTTTAAAGTCCATTGGCATAACTGATCCAGATCAGACTGTAGGGTTGAAGGTTGTTTAAGCAGTCTTGATTGGAGCATGTTCATATCATCCACGTATTTCCATACCGGACTAGAGGCATCAGAAGCAGCATCGTCAATCAATACCAGGAATAATATGGGGCCTAGTAGAGTTCCTTGCGCAACTCCACATGTCGGGTGTTCCCACTCTGAGAGAGCTCCACGGTAGCGCACGCGCTGTTTCCTGTCGGATATGAAGCTGGCCACCCATGGTATGAGTTCAGGTCGGAGTCCCATGGTTAACAGTTTGGTAATGACGGTGTGATGGTGGACTCTATCAAAAGCTTTGGAAAAGTCTGTAGCTACGAGAGTGCATACTGTAGATGATTTGTCCGTCCCCTTGAATAGGCTGTCTACCAGACTGACGAGTGCATACACTGTAGACCGCCCTTTAAGGCTGCCAAATTGTCGGTTGTCGAATgtaatgtctttcaaaatccaaGAAAGGGCAAAATGTTCCGCTATCTTTGAAAACTGGGAGGTCAGGGAGATGGGTCTCAGTTGATCGATCTTGGCTGGTTTGGTTTTTGGTACCGGTACCACGACTGCTTGTTTCCACTGACAGGGCACTATGCCGCTTGCGAACGAGGCGTTGAGAACATGGCAGAATGGAGAGCTGATTTCACAAGCGAATTCCTTCAACAGTTTCAGTGGTATGTTATCCGGTCCCGGtgccttgtttgttttcactGCTAGGAGGCGCTTGTAAGTGTCCCAGACTTGCAGGGTGGGCAGCTGTTGTGGTGCCGGGAGAAAGGCGGGTAGTTGAGTAAAATACAGCGCAGGAAGGGCTTTGGAGACTTCAGCAAATCTGGCATTTATGGCATTGGCAATGGTGGTGCTGTCTTCAGAGTCGAGCCCTGGGAGTGTGATTCCACAGTCAGACTTTCTCGCGTTAGCCATGTTCATGATTTCTTGATACCACTGTCTTGGGTTGGCTGTCTTTAGGGATGAGACCCTGTCTGTGTAATATGTCTTCTTTGCTTTGGCCAGTGTTCTTTGTGTCAGGTTTCTGTAGAATTTCCAGACGGTCGGAGACTGTTTGTAAAAAGCCTTCTGTCGGAGGCTAATCAGCTGTTTTATCTTGGGCGTTACCCAAGGCTTGTCAGAGTTATGTACTTTGACAGACTTGGTAGGAAAGAAAGTGTTGATGGCGTTCTCAAGAGTGTTATGAAAGGCACTGGCCTTTTCTGAAACCCCCTGTGCATTATACACTTCAGTCCACTTATGCGCCGTGATCCATTTGCCGAAGTCAAACATTCCAGTTTCACAGAGTTTACGGACCTGTTTCTTTGTACACTTGTTGTCAGTGGTTTTGGATTCAGGGATCCAAAGGACAGACGAATGGTCACTAAGGCCTACTGGAGGCAGTATAGAAGGACGCTTGTACAGGTATTTCATGTTGGTCAAGATCAGGTCGAGAATGGCATTACCTCGGGTGTTGTCTTTTACAACTTGGGACAGGAGGCCGCCTCTGCAGATATCAGAAACATCAGTCCTATTAAAGTCTCCTAGTATTGCGAAACCACAATCTGGATACTTCGTACGCATGTTGTCGGTGACTGCAAGTACATGGCCAGCAAAAGTACATGGTCCAGGTTGGCGGATTAACCCCCCGTGCCGGTCACCCTCTTTCTGAGGTAAGGTTTCGTCacatatattatgttaatgtTAGGACGTCATGTTATGATGTAAtggtagtctccaaccagacccaatggattgcaaagaccgtatccaactggaagaaggagcttgtaatgcaatccaaggtctggaacaagtcggtctgaacaaaggctattaacatctaattgttacctaatcataCTGTAAGTGactttattactctctgtccgcacgggcatgcggcgccatgccgggctgtcACGGGTCGGCTGCGCctccagaccgcgactgagaggctgTCCACTTGGGCAGGGCTGTActgcgaaaattaaacttcccaggaaaaataaacttaaTGTTGCCAgcagaaaagacttggtctctttttcaaaatcaatttgttacgaagatcgctaccaaaactgcttcaatcgtcacagaATGCGATCAATATTGACCAGTTGCGTCGGAACTGTGaattcccgccatgtggtcacagcgtagaggctgaaatgcgagggcgaaattcttgtttatgtttacgttttttccttgttttttttcccgaTGACTCTCTTCGATTGAGTGGTGGAAACGCTGCGGGCAGGCGGGGTACTTGTAAtatctagtaatagtggcttgaacctgaaacagtaaacattgtctacgactgtttttgtaagaatggttTTCCTTcatgccacaaacatcgccgatgggtgaaagaaactgctattgtgagagctttttactaggctcaaccaaggcgcgaacctcccactgagacgtgcgcgggtgactgggcttgtcccagaaatcggtcataaaaagattagtaacccggacattcgtacggctgttagcattacaacgaggaggggcagcgacacctttattgaatagaaatgctccgccctgtttgagttatcgcaGATCttggttgcaaaacgtacttcctctgccagtttgatacggtctttatgcaacctatagatctgcttggagattaatgtaaTGGGTCACGTGCCCATTTTCAGTGctaatttttgtccatttccacacacacacaaagttttctaccatactgtaaaatgtaaatcGTGGAAATCAGCTattaaaggagcaaatataTGCGGTAACTtttcaaaaagatatttcggaaaaccgATAGTAATCTAGaatgtcaaactcaaagaagaagatgtgaaggaccaaaaatgaagaatccggCCATACTTTGGTATacgattctctgtctgtttagtcatttcttcaaccttcctgaccacgtagatttcataatgaaggcaactttttttagatgttttttTATTGGCACGATCGCTTCAGTTTCGGGGttccaagaggatgtcatcgatgcaatcaaatcaacatggccttgtgTCAAACAAAATATGGTTGCAATTGCGCGGCCTGGGTAGCCGGATATTTCAAGCCTTGCTGTGATAGTAATCTGTTTTATCTAGGAAATGGAGGATTTTATGCAGTCATCTGGAGACGATGGAGTGATCATTGTCAGCTTTGGGTCGATGGTCAAAACGATACCGACGGAAAAGAAGGAAATCTTAGCCGCAGTCTTCGCGAAGCTCCGACAGAAGGTGGTGTGGCGGTACGTGGGAGAGAAGCCGACCGGTCTGGGCAAAAACACCAAGCTGATGTCCTGGCTGCCACAGAATGACTTACTGGGTAGGTAGCGAAAACGAATATGTTTTGTTGGAGTCAACGCAGGTTCTGAAAGTATATTCTTACTTTACCCCAAACAAGAGCTCGGAGACCTTATACctccttgattatgcaaattgaatcATTTGTTATTAGCATACTCCATTCTATGTCATTGCCTTCTGTATATTTATGTGATTTATATGTAGAAccgaatatatacatgtatatacatatcatgTTTATACATATGCACATGTATATCGCATAAATATATatcgtatacatgtatgaatatacTAATATATCGTATACTTGAATATCTTTTTCACGGAGGCAAAATAAACATCACTTCCCTAAAATGGTATCAAACGTTACTGTAGAAATAAGAATAGAGCACCATGATGCTGAGGATTTTATAGGAAGCTATTCGTCTGtgatttatttgttcattagGTCCCTAAGGCTGTTTAACTTCCACAAGTGTTCTTTGTTTAATCTACAAGTAGATCTCCACGGTACCAAAATCGTATCAGCTAGCCAGAGTGGTTCCAGTCAGCCATAGAAGCTACAATAAGGTGCCTAGCTGGatcttctctggctgactggatcttctctggctgactggagcttctctgtctgactggagcttctctggctgactgtagcttctctggctgactggagcttctctggctgactgtagcttctctggctgactggagcttctctggctgactggagcttctctggctgactggagcttctctggctgactggagcttctctggctggctgtTACGATTTgacaccgtggagatctgcttggagatttaataCCCTTTGTTGACAAAAATAATTTCCGTCGCCTTCCAGCGCATCCCAAGACTCGAGCCTTCGTTAGTCACGCTGGGTTGAACGGTGTGTACGAGGCCCTGTACCACGGCGTGCCCATGGTTTGTCTACCGCTGTTTGGGGATCACCCCGGCAACGCCGCCCGGGTCCAGGCCAAGGGGTTGGGGGTGAAGTTGGACTTCGGAACGGTCACCGCGGAGCAGTTGTACCAGGCCATTCTTCACGTTCTCACCAACGACAGGTATTTCTGAATCGAATTTTGTAAGTAAATATGTAcgtagtttttattttattttatatttttttggtACTTTGAAAATAGACACATAACAATGAATTTACAAGTGAGTATATGACAGTGCAGGGCAAGGAAGGCGAAACGCTATTTGCTTATGTAAAAGCTTCCCTTATATACATTATTAATCAAATTATAACAATTCAGATAAATCAATTAGACAAAAAATAAGATTggcaataaatgaataaatgaaacaatatagtTTGAATATAGTACAATAAAGAAGTTATCACAACCTAGTCAATTATACATGGATTTCATTAAATGTGAAGCTAAACTAGAAGTAGTACACAAAGAAATGCACATTTGGAAAATGTACGGCTATTTATAAAGTCAGATTGGTGTTTCGCATGATGAGATAACTT carries:
- the LOC136437937 gene encoding UDP-glucuronosyltransferase 2C1-like; this translates as MYLKCMKEVAADRMIRYCKKEMEDFMQSSGDDGVIIVSFGSMVKTIPTEKKEILAAVFAKLRQKVVWRYVGEKPTGLGKNTKLMSWLPQNDLLAHPKTRAFVSHAGLNGVYEALYHGVPMVCLPLFGDHPGNAARVQAKGLGVKLDFGTVTAEQLYQAILHVLTNDSYRETAARLSRLHRDQPQSPMERAVWWIEHVIKHGGLPHLRARAVELPWYQYYLLDVAVFLLAVCTAVLGTVWCSCSFFCRKICCKSGGKLKSQ